The following proteins are co-located in the Hippoglossus stenolepis isolate QCI-W04-F060 chromosome 23, HSTE1.2, whole genome shotgun sequence genome:
- the mrpl48 gene encoding 39S ribosomal protein L48, mitochondrial isoform X2 has translation MNHVFRTASLARQVFLWNQTLPLCRNTPSIQHPVWSSASANEGRYHSMPTHGIGSWKYLLKKKAQKKKKDRHQMKQIVAATDSTYGTLNVKVSGYDMTLVERYTQYVHHLCNRLSIKVSLCYALPTKTTEVMLMQEHGTKMYVDAVLRTHERVVQLNSLNTTLCPVFMDVLLKHQPEGVQLSVNEHTEADFKARFKARPELQELMTHMNQ, from the exons ATGAACCACGTCTTTCGAACG GCGTCTCTCGCTCGTCAGGTGTTCctgtggaatcaaacacttccTTTGTGTCG GAACACACCGAGCATCCAGCATCCTGTCTGGA GCTCAGCGTCAGCGAACGAGGGACGATACCACAGCATGCCGACGCACGGGATCGGCAGCTGGAAATATCTTTTGAAAAAGAAAGCG caaaagaaaaagaaagaccgGCATCAGATGAAGCAGATCGTCGCGGCGACGGACTCGACGTACGGGACGCTGAACGTGAAGGTGTCGGGCTACGACATGACGCTGGTGGAGCGCTACACGCAGTACGTCCACCACCTCTGCAACCGGCTCAGCATCAAAGTGTCTCTGTG CTACGCGTTGCCGACCAAGACCACGGAAGTCATGCTGATGCAGGAGCACGGCACCAAGATGTACGTGGACGCCGTGCTGAGGACTCACGAGCGAGTCGTCCAG TTGAACAGCCTGAACACGACGCTATGTCCCGTCTTCATGGACGTGCTCTTAAAACATCAGCCGGAGGGAGTTCAACTCTCTGTGAACGAG caCACGGAGGCCGATTTCAAAGCTCGGTTCAAGGCTcgtccagagctgcaggagctcaTGACTCACATGAACCAATGA
- the zgc:92594 gene encoding E3 ubiquitin/ISG15 ligase TRIM25 codes for MASAKLESSVLQEELTCPVCLDLYRDPFLLPCGHNFCKTCLDRLKRQAERGRFRCPECRDSHRCSTNFQKNFKLANIADDYRHRRRATAEAASGLKSRGLPSSSRSVCVVPCDYCPSVAAEAPGVSGEGDDSSAASVSHEGDGAAAAAAAAVSMFAVKTCLKCEVSMCQEHVKPHLELPAFCEHPLTEPIFDFWKRKCPAHDEIYRYYCMDDKLCVCNACTIEGEHSGHTMKTLKNTMKDLKGTLDKQLYRAERKYSMAEKKLQEQREKERQNKKFMDDSEQCLNRLNEEMKAKVLGFVAQLRDCTRTQCDTNGLAIQKNISKISQDQARLQEARCGLESLMQENDPFRFIEAYKTTGKQCRRQLRRNMFYPEYVDMETEVLVAMMEEEMRKFLDDELQCSIVSALNSMCHLTDLEEEEEQEEIEEEAAEEDDDDDDLNDSSEEDMRSEGEVEEDEEEEEEEEENEEEGPNQRELADDLYSPEEEEEDDDSDEEGEDREWEEGEEEEEERVV; via the exons ATGGCGTCGGCCAAGTTAGAGTCCAGcgtcctgcaggaggagctcaCCTGCCCGGTGTGCCTGGACCTGTATCGCGACCCCTTCTTGCTTCCTTGCGGCCACAACTTCTGCAAGACCTGCCTGGATCGCCTGAAGCGGCAGGCGGAGCGCGGCCGCTTCCGCTGCCCCGAGTGCCGGGACAGCCACCGCTGTAGCACCAACTTTCAGAAGAATTTCAAACTAGCCAATATTGCCGATGACTACCGCCACAGGCGCAGAGCCACCGCTGAAGCTGCCTCAGGTTTGAAATCCAGAGGGTTGCCGTCGTCCtctcggagtgtgtgtgtagttccgTGTGACTACTGCCCCTCGGTCGCAGCTGAGGCGCCAGGCGTCAGTGGTGAGGGCGACGactcttctgctgcttctgtttctcATGAAGGTGAcggagccgccgccgccgccgccgctgctgtgTCAATGTTTGCGGTGAAGACGTGCCTGAAATGTGAGGTGTCTATGTGCCAGGAGCATGTAAAGCCACATCTGGAACTACCGGCGTTCTGCGAGCATCCGCTGACAGAACCCATATTTGACTTCTGGAAGAGGAAGTGTCCAGCGCATGATGAAATATACAG ATACTACTGCATGGACgacaagttgtgtgtgtgtaacgccTGCACCATAGAAGGAGAACACTCCGGACACACAATGAAGACCCTGAAGAACACAATGAAAGATCTCAAG GGCACACTGGACAAGCAGCTGTACCGGGCTGAAAGGAAGTACAGCATGGCGGAGAAGAAACtccaggagcagagggagaaggagagacagaacAAG AAGTTCATGGACGACTCTGAGCAGTGCCTGAACAGACTCAACGAGGAGATGAAGGCCAAAGTGCTCGGCTTCGTCGCCCAACTGCGGGACTGCACGCGCACTCAGTGCGACACCAACGGGCTGGCCATCCAGAAGAACATCTCCAAGATCTCGCAGGACCAGGCCCGACTCCAGGAGGCTCGCTGCGGCCTCGAAAGTCTCATGCAGGAAAACGATCCTTTCCGCTTCATCGAG gcGTACAAGACGACAGGGAAACA gtgccGTCGGCAGCTGAGAAGAAACATGTTCTACCCAGAATACGTTGACATGGAGACGGAGGTTCTCGTAGCAATGATGGAAGAAGAAATGAGGAAATTCCTGGACGATGAACTCCAGTGTAGCATTGTTTCCGCCTTAAATTCCATGT GTCATCTTACagatctggaggaggaggaggagcaggaggagattgAGGAAGAGGCCGCAGAGGAggacgatgatgacgatgacCTCAACGACAGCAGCGAGGAAGACATGAGGAGCGAGGGCGAggtggaggaagacgaggaggaggaggaggaggaggaggagaacgaaGAGGAAGGACCCAACCAGAGGGAGCTGGCAGATGATCTTTACAgtccggaggaggaggaggaggatgacgacagtgatgaggaaggagaggatAGAGaatgggaggagggggaggaggaggaggaggagagagtggtTTAA
- the mrpl48 gene encoding 39S ribosomal protein L48, mitochondrial isoform X1, translating to MNHVFRTLQASLARQVFLWNQTLPLCRNTPSIQHPVWSSASANEGRYHSMPTHGIGSWKYLLKKKAQKKKKDRHQMKQIVAATDSTYGTLNVKVSGYDMTLVERYTQYVHHLCNRLSIKVSLCYALPTKTTEVMLMQEHGTKMYVDAVLRTHERVVQLNSLNTTLCPVFMDVLLKHQPEGVQLSVNEHTEADFKARFKARPELQELMTHMNQ from the exons ATGAACCACGTCTTTCGAACG CTGCAGGCGTCTCTCGCTCGTCAGGTGTTCctgtggaatcaaacacttccTTTGTGTCG GAACACACCGAGCATCCAGCATCCTGTCTGGA GCTCAGCGTCAGCGAACGAGGGACGATACCACAGCATGCCGACGCACGGGATCGGCAGCTGGAAATATCTTTTGAAAAAGAAAGCG caaaagaaaaagaaagaccgGCATCAGATGAAGCAGATCGTCGCGGCGACGGACTCGACGTACGGGACGCTGAACGTGAAGGTGTCGGGCTACGACATGACGCTGGTGGAGCGCTACACGCAGTACGTCCACCACCTCTGCAACCGGCTCAGCATCAAAGTGTCTCTGTG CTACGCGTTGCCGACCAAGACCACGGAAGTCATGCTGATGCAGGAGCACGGCACCAAGATGTACGTGGACGCCGTGCTGAGGACTCACGAGCGAGTCGTCCAG TTGAACAGCCTGAACACGACGCTATGTCCCGTCTTCATGGACGTGCTCTTAAAACATCAGCCGGAGGGAGTTCAACTCTCTGTGAACGAG caCACGGAGGCCGATTTCAAAGCTCGGTTCAAGGCTcgtccagagctgcaggagctcaTGACTCACATGAACCAATGA